The region AAACTAAACGAATATGGAACTTAAAGGAAGTAAAACTGAACAAAATCTTATGACCGCTTTTGCGGGTGAGTCTCAAGCTCGTAACAAATATACCTACTACGCATCAAAGGCTAAAAAAGAGGGTTTTGTGCAAATTGCAGAGTTATTTGAGGCTACTGCCAATAACGAAAAAGAGCATGCTAAAATATGGTTTAAACTTTTGCATGATGGTATTGCTGATACTGCTACTAACTTGGCAGACGCTGCTGCTGGTGAGCGTTATGAGTGGACCGATATGTATGCTACTTTTGCTAAAGAGGCAAGAGAAGAGGGTTTTGACCA is a window of Bacteroidales bacterium DNA encoding:
- a CDS encoding rubrerythrin family protein, translating into MELKGSKTEQNLMTAFAGESQARNKYTYYASKAKKEGFVQIAELFEATANNEKEHAKIWFKLLHDGIADTATNLADAAAGERYEWTDMYATFAKEAREEGFD